A single genomic interval of Alteromonas sp. CI.11.F.A3 harbors:
- a CDS encoding choline dehydrogenase, protein MNEIQGKYDYIIVGGGSAGAVLAARLSENPALKILMLEAGTKDTNPLIHIPFGLSLLSRFEGIGWGYHTAPQKELYDRELFWPRGKTLGGSSSVNAMCYIRGQKEDYDYWVEQGAVGWGFEDVLPYFKRSENFFRGEDEFHGEGGPLHVSQLKHTSVLSEAFVEAASHANFNVVDDFNRDIREGIGYYHVTQVNGQRCSTAKGYLSQALHRNNLTVLTGVAAEKVLFDDTRAIGVQVREKGKIARYFINRDAANSEVILCGGAINSPQLLMLSGIGPRSELEDKGIYVMNDLPGVGQNLQDHLDAIVQFTCKAREGYAIAAGALPSYIKASYDYLFHRKGIYSSNVAEAGGFVSSSLATRGPDIQFHFLPAILDDHGRKFAFGYGYGVHVCCLYPKSRGSITLQSSHPADHPLIDPGYLTEPEDRQVMIEGIRMARKLLSAPVFDKFEGSELHPGTDAESDEALLEFLRERAETIYHPIGTCKMGSDDDPMAVVDNQLRVRGVKGLRVVDASVMPSLIGGNTNAPTIMIAERAVDFIKAEHEGLAAPI, encoded by the coding sequence ATGAATGAGATTCAGGGTAAGTATGACTATATCATCGTAGGCGGGGGGTCTGCAGGTGCGGTATTAGCGGCGCGATTATCTGAAAACCCAGCCCTGAAAATACTGATGCTTGAAGCCGGTACTAAAGACACCAATCCGCTTATTCATATTCCTTTTGGTTTATCGCTATTAAGCCGTTTTGAAGGCATAGGGTGGGGGTATCATACCGCACCACAAAAAGAACTGTACGATCGTGAGCTATTTTGGCCTAGAGGAAAAACACTAGGCGGCAGCAGTTCGGTTAATGCTATGTGTTATATTCGTGGCCAAAAAGAAGACTACGATTATTGGGTAGAGCAGGGCGCAGTTGGCTGGGGTTTTGAGGACGTGCTGCCCTACTTCAAACGCTCTGAAAACTTCTTCAGAGGTGAAGATGAATTCCATGGAGAAGGTGGGCCGCTGCATGTTTCTCAACTTAAGCACACCAGCGTGCTTTCTGAGGCTTTCGTTGAAGCCGCAAGCCACGCAAATTTTAATGTTGTAGATGATTTTAACCGCGATATACGTGAAGGCATTGGCTATTATCATGTTACACAAGTTAACGGACAGCGTTGCTCAACCGCAAAAGGCTATTTAAGCCAAGCACTTCACCGTAATAATCTTACCGTGCTAACCGGTGTGGCTGCGGAGAAAGTATTATTTGACGACACCAGAGCCATTGGCGTGCAAGTGCGTGAAAAAGGCAAAATTGCGCGGTATTTTATTAATAGGGACGCGGCTAATAGTGAAGTAATACTCTGCGGTGGGGCTATTAATTCTCCGCAACTACTTATGCTTTCAGGTATAGGGCCAAGAAGCGAGTTGGAAGATAAAGGCATTTATGTCATGAATGACCTTCCAGGGGTGGGGCAAAACTTACAAGACCACCTAGACGCCATTGTTCAATTTACCTGTAAAGCACGAGAAGGTTATGCGATTGCTGCTGGTGCATTACCTTCGTACATAAAGGCCTCATACGATTACCTTTTTCACCGTAAGGGAATTTATTCTTCTAATGTGGCTGAAGCGGGCGGTTTTGTAAGTTCAAGCCTTGCTACCCGAGGGCCAGACATTCAATTTCATTTCTTGCCCGCGATATTAGATGATCACGGGCGAAAGTTTGCCTTTGGTTACGGATACGGCGTGCATGTATGTTGTTTGTATCCTAAAAGCAGGGGCAGTATTACACTGCAAAGCAGCCATCCTGCCGATCACCCCCTTATCGACCCTGGTTACCTTACGGAACCTGAAGATAGGCAAGTGATGATTGAAGGCATACGAATGGCAAGAAAGCTTTTATCCGCTCCTGTATTTGATAAATTTGAAGGCAGTGAACTGCATCCAGGCACTGATGCTGAGTCTGATGAAGCGCTTCTTGAGTTCCTAAGGGAGCGAGCTGAAACCATTTATCACCCTATTGGCACCTGTAAAATGGGTAGCGATGATGATCCTATGGCAGTGGTCGATAACCAGCTTAGAGTCAGGGGCGTTAAGGGCCTACGTGTGGTAGATGCTTCTGTCATGCCAAGCCTTATTGGCGGAAATACCAATGCGCCCACAATCATGATTGCAGAGCGAGCGGTAGATTTTATCAAAGCCGAGCATGAAGGGCTTGCTGCACCCATTTAA